The sequence below is a genomic window from Carassius gibelio isolate Cgi1373 ecotype wild population from Czech Republic chromosome A17, carGib1.2-hapl.c, whole genome shotgun sequence.
TGGTACATACACATCCAGTTCAACTTATATGGCACTTTCAACTCTTAAAGCGATAGCTCACCCCCAAAAAATtactatttactcaccctcaggccataaaTTGAGAGAAatttaccatttcatcacttgctcaccaaataGCACTCTAGTGtatgggtgccgtcataatgagactccaaacagctgataaaaacaataaacgTCTCATGAGGTGAAacgctgcatgtttgtaagaacaAAATCCATCAAGACAACCTTACTTCAAACCACTGCTTCCGTCTAAAAtgttgtctgaatcaggagagaaacatgcacagatccagcactgtttacaagcaaaaacaaataaaacatataatatgttggtggattttgatgtgagagtgACAGGTTAAAATGtctcacttcacaagatgttaattggtgGACTGTAGTCATGTGGATTAGATGTAGAgtttttataagctgtttggactctcattctgacggcacccattcactgcagaggatctgtgGATGAGAAAGGTATGTAATtcaaaatttctctaaatctgttgtgattaagaaataaatgaatctacgccttggatggcctgagagcaCATGTTTAGtaaattttcatctttgggtgaaccattcctttaaagaTAAACACAATTCAGGAAAGACATTGATATTCTGACCCAAACCAAAATCAGGTGCCGGCTTGACtgcatgcattatattatattatacaaaacaGTTGTAAAAGCATTCGTGCACATATTGATTTTACCTGACTTACCCATGGAAAGTCTGAGGTGAACTAATGTATGTTGTAACATCTGAATTTACATCACAACATCATTTCATATTCTTTTGCACAATGTGTTCCCTCTGACCTTTCTGTCTGCAGAAAGCAAAGCAAATAGATAGCTGTCATTTCATCATTTCAGTGATATGGCTTGAATTATTTCCATGTTATTTTCACCAAATCAACATGCATTCTTTGCTGTTTCAAGCCATTTCAGAGCCACATCACTTTCAGATCTAGAGAAAAAGAATGATTAACATGACTGTAATATGTAGTGAAAATAGACTTCCAGTTAATATACAAATATGATTAAACACATTTGAGATCTGATGATAAACTGTGACAAACTGGGGTATGTGTATTTGAAGGTGAATGACTGGCAAAGCTTCTGTCAGAACTTTTCCAAATTtcaatctgcattttttttttttttacttttaaaacatatgaaaaaaaaaaagaaatatgtaatattctgcattatttctatgtttaaaaaatgtgttgctCAGCTTGGTATAAACAAACTTTGTACAGGTCAGATTTTCTtacatttcaataataaaaatacattattagtaGTATGCAGCCAGACAAATAGTTATTAGACActtaacaagatttttttttacgtattattatttaaatctgtttgtttgttttgaacttttaaaacataatttaagatacaaaaagtatctttattattattattatgtaaaaacacaaacaacagcaacataaataaagtattattattataattaaattttttaatgacTCGGTGACACttaataatatttatgcattaCATGAGTGTTAACATTTATGTTTTCCCTCCAGGACACATAAGATGTAATCATCTTTCATCAGTGAAAAACTATTAttgcattttatgatttatatattttctttttttttaagttaacatttaaaacataGTTAAGCCATGATTAGGCTAAAGaagaaatattacagattttacattatttctagGTCAAAAAGAATTAAGGCAAATCAAATATGTGCATATGATCAGATTttcctaataataatatttgcatgaattaattattattataacaacctTGTTAATGGCTCAATGACACATGACTAATGCATCATGACAAGGAGGAGTTATGACTGATATTGACATTGATGCTTTTTCTCTCCAGGGCATATAAGAAGTAATTATCCATCATCTGTGAGAATCTTGTCTGTGCAGGCTTGTGTAAGCTCTAAATTAGGCTTTGACACATGTGATGGTGTTCACGTACTCAGACTCTCCCCTTTCATCTGATATGAAGTGCGCGCTCGGCACTTCTGCTTCACTCGACTCGATGGCAGAATCTCAAGGAAATCAGGCTGCAGAACAGACCTCTGGAGAACAAACCATCAGAAATGATCCACAAAGGCGTCCAGATGAAACAAGTGGATGCATGGAGCTGCCCAGAGAGCTCAGGAAGCCCCGCAGTAACCGGGCAAAATCTAAAGAACACAAAcgactaaacacacacaaactagtCTTGCAATACATCGTCCCGTGCATGAACACCTACGGTTTGTGTATAGCTGATCATTTTCTAGGGGAAAGAATCGGAGAGCGCGTTGTGCAGGAGGTGAAGCGCATTCATCAGAGTGGTAACATGCAGGATGGACAGTTAGTGAgccaaaaactaaacaaaagcaaatcTATTCGAGCGGACAAGATTGCATGGGTCGATGGCACCGAAAGCGGATGCCAAAACATTGGCTATTTGCTGACCCGAATGGACAAGATCATCACTTGCGCAGACGGCAAACTGGACAAGTTCAAAATCAGAGGAAGACATAAGGTGAGTGTTGCTAATGCACTTTACCCCACTGAGCTGCTCCTAAAGTTTCCTAAGCATCCAAACATGACAGGCTTAaaattatctgtatttaatgGAAATAGCTGTATCCAATATGTGATGGATACAGCTGCACGAGCAATTCATCCTGATAAGACAATTCTAAAAGAGTTGCAATGCAAAGTTTTACATTTGACCATGAGAGATGCACGTGTTTTTGTAAGTCTGTCAAAAAGCATTAACGGCTCACAGAAGAGCTGTGTTTAACACTTCTTGAGAACGCCCCTTGTTCCCTTCGAGAGATTTGTGCGCGTACATGCGGCTCGTCGGATCCTCAATGGCGGTGGCATGACTATAAAATGAGCTCATAAATGTCACGTACAATGTCACATACTCTAATTACAAGACACGGTCATTGAGATTAAAGCATTGGTGATCTCATTTCTATTAGTTTTCCTTCCTCATCAATTGTTTGGCATGTGAAGCTTGCATGAGATCAGTGTCGCATCCCTTGATGTGTTCTGACCCGGCTGGGCATTACAGTCTGTACATCGGCACAGTTTGGTTGAACTCGTAGAAATACAACACGACGGTAGAATGGCATGAATGCAGGAATCTGTAGTCTTAAATGGGCGGGGCTTAACGACCTGGAGGATGTCACGTACGACAtagagaagcaaaaaaaaaaaaaaaaaaaaaaaaaaagggacaaagtaaacacataaataaattaggTCTAATGATTAAATGCAtcatatgtatttaaattttcaatttaaagtttacattttgtcaatgacttgatttttttaaactttaaaactaaGTAGTTTTTCTATAGCATATtcatgtattaataaaaaaactacaaatattattcaattattttttatttgcatttacatttttttaaaagcgacttacaatagTCGAATATTAGCAATTCATCACAGAGccaaacaatattttcttttgtttctatattgttattattataacaatgtttagtctttatttacattatattttagaaAAGTGACTTAGACTAAAAGACAACATTCGTCACAGAATCAAACAATATCTGTTTCAATAtgtttttattcgtttttatatGGTTTACTCttgtatttttaatgatttttaattatatttatttacattacaaaatatGAACATTAGTAATTCGTCACAGAGCCATACAATAATTGTTTCTATATAGAAACAATATAGAAACAAATACAAGCATTATTTTCttgtttctattttgttttaaaacatttatttattgacacATACTTTTTAAAGCGATTTTAATAGACGGATATTAGCAATTCGTTACAGTCAAAAaatttgtttctattttattattataattaatatgtatttttatttacatttagtttaaaaaaaagttttttttcaaaaaaCGACAAACAAACAATTCGTCACCAAGCAAACATTTCAAGGGTCACTTTACCCTTGATGGCTTATCATCAGAGAATGCTTAACCTCGCTCTGAAGGCTATTTCCATTTCAATCAATAGAGTATCTCAGTGTGTCActatctgtttttatacagtctatggtctctATTCATATGTTAATTAGTTTTAAGAATACTCCTGAAGTAGCACGTAGGCGGCGATATCACGTGACACGCGTTCTATTTCTCAGCGCTGTTCAGGATAACTCAATCAAAGTTGTTGATAATTTAAACATTCCATAGCGATTTCAGAGGACAGCTGCCATTTGTCTGTAAGGTTCCAAtcaaaaaattatcttttttcaAAATAAGTTACATTAAAGTAGGTGTCTCCACTCTCCAGTAAGTAAAAAATACCCTGATATGTGAACGCGGATGAATGGAGGACTCGGCTTTCTGAGCCGCCAAGCGACCCCTATAGGAAGACACCTGTTGGGTTACATGAATCATGCATCTTCCAGCTCTTAGTTGTTGAACTTATGCGCACTGAATGGGGTTTTCACAAGAATATCCGCCCACTGAAGCGCGACACACATTCTGCACGTTCCACATGCGCCGCAGGTGCTCTGCGCTCCGGTCCTCTCGCGCTCATGGACCCTCACACAGTCACAGAGAGACTATAAAGCTCACTTACAGCCCG
It includes:
- the LOC128031782 gene encoding prolyl hydroxylase EGLN3 isoform X1, producing the protein MVFTYSDSPLSSDMKCALGTSASLDSMAESQGNQAAEQTSGEQTIRNDPQRRPDETSGCMELPRELRKPRSNRAKSKEHKRLNTHKLVLQYIVPCMNTYGLCIADHFLGERIGERVVQEVKRIHQSGNMQDGQLVSQKLNKSKSIRADKIAWVDGTESGCQNIGYLLTRMDKIITCADGKLDKFKIRGRHKAMVACYPGNGAGYVKHVDNPNADGRCVTCIYYLNKNWNAKEHGGLLRIFPEGKPYVADIEPLFDRLLIFWSDRRNPHEVQPSYATRYAITVWYFDSEERAEAKRKFRDLPANSQEGSSS